The following are encoded together in the Lepidochelys kempii isolate rLepKem1 chromosome 7, rLepKem1.hap2, whole genome shotgun sequence genome:
- the LOC140915145 gene encoding myb/SANT-like DNA-binding domain-containing protein 7: MQSSSAQVTMMESQNRKRAPAWTEREVRDLIAVWGEESVLSELRSSFRNAKTFVKISQGMKDRGHNRDPKQCRVKLKELRQAYQKTREANSRSGSEPQTCCFYDELHAILGGSATTTPAVLFDSFNGDGGNTEAGFGDEEDEEEEEVVDSSQQASGETGFPDSQELFLTLDLEPVPPEPTQGCLLDPAGGEGTSAACVSMITGSSPSQRLVKLRKKKKTHSR; the protein is encoded by the exons atgcagagctcatcagcacaggtgaccatgatggagtcccagaatcgcaaaagagctccagcatggactgaacgggaggtacgggatctgatcgctgtttggggagaggaatccgtgctatcagaactccgttccagttttcgaaatgccaaaacctttgtcaaaatctcccagggcatgaaggacagaggccataacagggacccgaagcagtgccgcgtgaaactgaaggagctgaggcaagcctaccagaaaaccagagaggcgaacagccgctctgggtcagagccccaaacatgctgcttctatgatgagctgcatgccattttagggggttcagccaccactaccccagccgtgttgtttgactccttcaatggagatggaggcaatacggaagcaggttttggggacgaagaagatgaggaggaggaggaggttgtagatagctcacagcaggcaagcggagaaaccggttttcccgacagccaggaactgtttctcaccctagacctggagccagtaccccccgaacccacccaaggctgcctcctggacccagcaggcggagaagggacctctg ctgcatgtgtttcaatgatcacaggatcttctccttcccagaggctagtgaagcttagaaagaaaaaaaaaacgcactcgcgatga